Proteins encoded by one window of Engraulis encrasicolus isolate BLACKSEA-1 chromosome 23, IST_EnEncr_1.0, whole genome shotgun sequence:
- the LOC134439948 gene encoding RNA exonuclease 1 homolog has translation MFPSTALLSEFNCPFYARGQCHRPFCKFHHVERAGSVSPRGYERHPTISTETPSTGNNNEVCLLELQKINEQIESAKCEVEEQQRKLSYYRTIGTEKKEQSLMSSSVSKSKNKTTANKKISNNKYVVGKSKPRTDLEYDPCSNFVSGLMSSGARPCKDSAPAKPEKENSRTSSKVSKNNQNVDDSEDEPLVIDVPSVEEEPQDNKQAEQTQTSTERALTESPQKLISKAQRCHDIAGNIVSQTKPQRIHVPPSRSEEESYTGNGRVPPKPPQSDVPPPKSEEGANIRRTEAQTKHLQLIEPPAEGVGGAADIGSARVHTKPMQISGPPHAKSVDPPIIGYGGEQTKPQQIHMPPAKGVQVNAAKTGSGKALQCFEKDQIKMVSPAPPVQHHQAQQRLTIGLPPDVGVAATAGEHSALTAQLDDDEKTDFFNVLESLCASFDEFENECATAGGIGLTVPIQKMNGNNPDAVCQGEDLELCSGYQELKVQIASLEMALGVSSESDKFATTSTMLQSRTQHIINPEGHLPLPIPKIASSLPPVTPAPPRSDQGVYGVPNAGWTSAQHVPNGMHVQVSKPVPRSVVTGRGSGVGVGAGQCLLRPQQHTDARLGSNPGGGQHCLLRPQQHTEARLGSNPGGEQQCLLRPQQHTDARLVSNPGGGQCLVRPQGNANAQARIPSGQHQFLMAQNPSVHSTIGAHNLVQQATLASYTQPAASVTIPKGMVGKNGEAIVISSESEDDELNYSDFDLSESDPMEECYRIFMEGKAEDEKNDSIVHNSPAVADETAEAAKIAEAGVKANMDGMEKGQRNRVAHKPKPEETVGAFQLPPNAHFILPQSHSAVPVIVPLLCPPQQPAAALPQPLLLTQPKPMPTKRKAKVKSEVEVKVPHNVRQRYVNMFVEEFLKTSTSVPEAFEKALIEEKSVYDRSINRLKYLSVAVNALKRLRNQSTTSSTDGDGTSVAIKESKGHISLKSSSLHGAGDPALYESLKEHVLSDEVLSKNNYPLQHPNQAGCAVQYGEVKKTLNDELKRICCRCGSTFNVNQAGKHTRTEECTYHHGRVVENKVPGGVETRYSCCEGAVGTAGCQVFKLHVHDTCSLSGFVSTRPTPSDVPCCPGMYAIDCEMCYTTQGLELIRVTVVNSSLQVIYDTFVKPESEVIDYNTRFSGISEKDVKGTSVSLKDVQKVLMTFISADTILIGHELDQDLCALKLLHSMVVDTCVSFPHRLGPPHKLELHNLTADYLRKIIQEGEDGRDTGENATACMQLMLWRVKEDAKVRKW, from the exons GTTATGAAAGACACCCGACAATTTCCACTGAAACTCCAAGCACTGGAAATAACAATGAAGTCTGTTTGCTGGAACTTCAGAAGATTAACGAACAGATTGAATCAGCCAAGTGTGAGGTTGAAGAACAGCAAAGAAAACTTTCCTACTACAGGACAATAGGCACAGAGAAGAAGGAGCAGTCTCTGATGTCTTCCTCTGTTTCTAAAAGTAAAAATAAGACTACTGCGAATAAAAAAATCTCAAACAATAAGTATGTTGTGGGAAAATCAAAACCACGGACTGATTTGGAGTATGATCCCTGTTCTAATTTTGTATCTGGCCTAATGTCCAGTGGTGCCAGGCCATGCAAAGACAGTGCTCCTGCAAAACCTGAAAAAGAAAATAGTCGAACAAGTAGTAAAgtatcaaaaaataatcaaaatgtggATGACTCAGAAGATGAACCACTTGTTATTGATGTTCCAAGTGTAGAGGAAGAACCACAAGATAACAAGCAAGCAGAACAAACCCAAACATCCACTGAAAGGGCTTTAACTGAATCTCCACAAAAACTCATCAGCAAAGCACAACGATGTCATGATATTGCTGGAAATATTGTGTCTCAGACAAAACCACAGCGAATCCACGTGCCACCTTCAAGAAGTGAGGAAGAGTCCTACACTGGAAATGGGAGAGTGCCTCCAAAGCCACCGCAGTCGGATGTGCCTCCTCCAAAAAGTGAAGAAGGGGCAAACATTAGAAGGACAGAAGCACAGACGAAGCACCTGCAGCTCATAGAACCTCCCGCTGAAGGTGTAGGTGGGGCGGCAGACATTGGAAGTGCGAGAGTGCACACAAAGCCAATGCAGATCAGTGGACCACCACATGCAAAAAGTGTAGATCCCCCCATTATTGGATATGGAGGAGAGCAGACGAAACCACAACAGATACATATGCCTCCTGCAAAAGGTGTACAGGTAAATGCGGCAAAAACTGGAAGTGGGAAAGCACTTCAGTGTTTCGAAAAGGACCAAATCAAAATGGTTTCTCCAGCACCACCAGTTCAACACCACCAGGCACAACAACGAttaacaataggcctaccaccagaTGTTGGCGTGGCAGCAACAGCCGGTGAGCACAGCGCTTTAACGGCTCAGCTGGACGATGATGAGAAGACTGACTTTTTTAATGTTCTGGAAAGCCTGTGTGCTTCTTTTGACGAGTTTGAGAATGAGTGTGCAACAGCTGGCGGCATCGGTTTGACCGTGCCCATTCAGAAAATGAATGGGAACAACCCAGATGCCGTTTGTCAGGGAGAGGACCTGGAGTTATGCAGTGGCTATCAGGAGTTAAAGGTGCAGATAGCCAGCCTGGAGATGGCGTTGGGGGTATCCAGCGAAAGTGACAAATTCGCCACTACTTCTACTATGCTTCAGAGCCGCACGCAACACATTATAAATCCCGAGGGACACCTGCCACTTCCCATCCCCAAAAtcgcctcctctctgcctccagtGACGCCAGCACCACCCCGCAGTGATCAGGGGGTTTACGGTGTGCCAAACGCAGGCTGGACATCGGCGCAGCATGTTCCAAATGGGATGCATGTACAGGTATCTAAGCCGGTGCCACGGTCGGTGGTGACTGGGCGGggcagtggggtgggggtgggagcggGCCAGTGTCTATTGCGCCCCCAACAGCATACAGATGCAAGGCTGGGGTCAAACCCTGGAGGAGGGCAGCATTGTCTATTGCGCCCCCAACAGCATACAGAGGCAAGGCTGGGGTCAAACCCTGGAGGAGAGCAGCAGTGTCTATTGCGCCCCCAACAACATACAGATGCAAGGCTGGTGTCAAACCCTGGAGGCGGGCAATGTCTTGTGCGTCCCCAGGGAAACGCAAATGCACAGGCACGTATACCGTCAGGCCAACACCAATTTCTGATGGCGCAAAATCCATCGGTCCACTCCACTATTGGGGCCCACAACCTTGTTCAACAAGCCACTCTTGCATCCTACACACAACCAGCAGCATCCGTTACGATACCCAAAGGAATGGTGGGCAAAAATGGCGAGGCCATTGTGATTTCCTCAGAGTCTGAGGATGACGAGCTCAATTACTCAGACTTTGATTTGTCTGAAAGTGATCCCATGGAGGAGTGCTATAGAATCTTTATGGAGGGAAAAGCGGAGGACGAGAAGAACGACTCGATCGTGCACAATTCCCCAGCA GTTGCCGATGAAACCGCTGAAGCAGCTAAAATTGCTGAGGCAGGCGTGAAGGCAAACATGGACGGAATGGAAAAAGGCCAGAGGAATAGGGTTGCCCACAAACCAAAGCCTGAGGAAA CGGTCGGAGCTTTCCAACTGCCGCCGAATGCGCACTTCATTCTACCCCAGAGCCACTCGGCCGTTCCCGTCATCGTGCCGCTGCTGTGCCCCCCACAGCAGCCTGCAGCAGCACTGCCCCAGCCCCTCCTGCTCACACAACCCAAA CCAATGCCAACCAAACGCAAGGCCAAAGTGAAGAGTGAAGTGGAGGTGAAAGTTCCTCACAATGTAAGACAGCGCTACGTCAACATGTTTGTGGAGGAGTTTTTGAAAACCTCTACCTCTGTGCCAGAAGCATTTGAAAAG GCTCTAATCGAGGAGAAGTCTGTGTATGACCGCAGCATCAACAGGTTAAAGTACCTGAGTGTAGCCGTGAACGCCCTGAAGAGGCTGAGGAATCAAAGTACCACTTCCAGTACAG ATGGAGATGGAACTAGCGTGGCTATAAAGGAATCCAAAGGCCACATTTCACTCAAGTCCAGTTCGCTACATGGAGCAG GAGATCCTGCTCTTTATGAGAGTTTGAAGGAGCACGTCCTGTCTGATGAGGTCTTGAGCAAAAACAACTACCCACTGCAGCACCCCAACCAGGCCGGATGTGCTGTGCAGTACGGAGAGGTCAAGAAGACTCTGAATGATG AACTTAAAAGGATTTGCTGTCGCTGTGGATCAACATTCAATGTCAACCAGGCAGGTAAACACACCCGCACAGAGGAGTGCACCTACCACCACGGAAGGGTCGTGGAGAACAAGg TGCCAGGCGGAGTGGAGACGCGCTACAGCTGCTGTGAGGGGGCGGTGGGCACCGCTGGATGCCAAGTCTTCAAG CTTCACGTCCATGATACCTGCAGCCTTTCTGGATTTGTCAGTACGCGCCCTACACCATCAGATGTGCCATGCTGCCCAGGGATGTATGCCATAGACTGTGAGATG TGTTACACCACCCAAGGGTTGGAGCTGATAAGGGTGACCGTGGTCAACTCCAGCTTGCAGGTCATCTACGACACTTTTGTCAAGCCTGAAAGTGAAGTTATCGATTACAACACCAG GTTCTCTGGCATATCTGAGAAGGACGTCAAGGGCACCAGCGTGTCTCTGAAGGACGTCCAGAAGGTCCTCATGACCTTCATCAGTGCAGACACCATCCTCATCGGCCACGAGCTGGACCAGGACCTCTGTGCCCTTAAA CTTCTCCACAGCATGGTCGTGGACACGTGCGTTTCATTCCCTCACCGCCTGGGGCCTCCACACAAGCTGGAGCTGCACAACCTCACCGCCGACTACCTGCGCAAGATCATCCAGGAGGGTG